A stretch of the Papaver somniferum cultivar HN1 chromosome 6, ASM357369v1, whole genome shotgun sequence genome encodes the following:
- the LOC113285348 gene encoding uncharacterized protein LOC113285348 isoform X1: MAAASYSLMNNVTNNRLTLNTARRNHNQPRASASLNIINQNSLSHLRFSIFSANQGLSLSTASQRSSLAHRKLYKKMDATVYASVQPGLPVPTPSPSGSNWKGWILGAFLSIILPLLRHKSPLLTLKSKVDMVVGTIDTVAEVIEMVAEGVEKVADQVADQLPEGHLKGAIECVESIAHEAAKDAHLADQFLDKIVEVEEGLLKKIESKETVEAQKQEDEAAQ, encoded by the exons ATGGCTGCTGCTTCTTACAGTTTGATGAATAACGTTACTAATAATCGGTTAACCCTTAACACCGCCCGCCGGAATCATAATCAACCTCGAGCATCTGCTTCTCTAAACATCATCAATCAAAACTCATTATCTCATCTACGATTCTCTATTTTCTCTGCAAATCAAGGATTATCCTTAAGCACGGCCAGTCAAAGATCATCCTTGGCGCATCGAAAACTCTACAAAAAGAT GGATGCAACTGTTTATGCCAGTGTTCAACCAGGACTTCCCGTTCCTACTCCATCACCCTCAGGCAGTAACTG GAAAGGATGGATATTGGGAGCTTTCCTATCAATAATCTTACCATTGTTGAGGCACAAATCTCCATTGCTTACACTGAAAA GCAAAGTGGACATGGTCGTAGGAACAATCGATACCGTAGCTGAGGTTATCGAGATGGTGGCGGAAGGAGTGGAGAAGGTAGCAGATCAAGTAGCTGATCAGCTTCCAGAAGGCCACCTCAAGGGTGCTATAGAATGCGTCGAAAGTATAGCTCATGAAGCCGCCAAAGATGCTCATTTAGCTGACCAATTCCTTGACAAG ATTGTGGAGGTTGAGGAAGGTTTGCTGAAGAAAATCGAATCTAAAGAAACTGTTGAAGcccaaaaacaagaagatgaggcAGCTCAATAA
- the LOC113285348 gene encoding uncharacterized protein LOC113285348 isoform X2, which yields MAAASYSLMNNVTNNRLTLNTARRNHNQPRASASLNIINQNSLSHLRFSIFSANQGLSLSTASQRSSLAHRKLYKKMDATVYASVQPGLPVPTPSPSGSNWKGWILGAFLSIILPLLRHKSPLLTLKSKVDMVVGTIDTVAEVIEMVAEGVEKVADQVADQLPEGHLKGAIECVESIAHEAAKDAHLADQFLDKVVVLVYQRVSWIT from the exons ATGGCTGCTGCTTCTTACAGTTTGATGAATAACGTTACTAATAATCGGTTAACCCTTAACACCGCCCGCCGGAATCATAATCAACCTCGAGCATCTGCTTCTCTAAACATCATCAATCAAAACTCATTATCTCATCTACGATTCTCTATTTTCTCTGCAAATCAAGGATTATCCTTAAGCACGGCCAGTCAAAGATCATCCTTGGCGCATCGAAAACTCTACAAAAAGAT GGATGCAACTGTTTATGCCAGTGTTCAACCAGGACTTCCCGTTCCTACTCCATCACCCTCAGGCAGTAACTG GAAAGGATGGATATTGGGAGCTTTCCTATCAATAATCTTACCATTGTTGAGGCACAAATCTCCATTGCTTACACTGAAAA GCAAAGTGGACATGGTCGTAGGAACAATCGATACCGTAGCTGAGGTTATCGAGATGGTGGCGGAAGGAGTGGAGAAGGTAGCAGATCAAGTAGCTGATCAGCTTCCAGAAGGCCACCTCAAGGGTGCTATAGAATGCGTCGAAAGTATAGCTCATGAAGCCGCCAAAGATGCTCATTTAGCTGACCAATTCCTTGACAAG GTAGTTGTGTTAGTGTATCAGCGAGTCTCATGGATAACCTAG
- the LOC113285348 gene encoding uncharacterized protein LOC113285348 isoform X3 yields MAAASYSLMNNVTNNRLTLNTARRNHNQPRASASLNIINQNSLSHLRFSIFSANQGLSLSTASQRSSLAHRKLYKKMDATVYASVQPGLPVPTPSPSGSNWKGWILGAFLSIILPLLRHKSPLLTLKSKVDMVVGTIDTVAEVIEMVAEGVEKVADQVADQLPEGHLKGAIECVESIAHEAAKDAHLADQFLDKRVSWIT; encoded by the exons ATGGCTGCTGCTTCTTACAGTTTGATGAATAACGTTACTAATAATCGGTTAACCCTTAACACCGCCCGCCGGAATCATAATCAACCTCGAGCATCTGCTTCTCTAAACATCATCAATCAAAACTCATTATCTCATCTACGATTCTCTATTTTCTCTGCAAATCAAGGATTATCCTTAAGCACGGCCAGTCAAAGATCATCCTTGGCGCATCGAAAACTCTACAAAAAGAT GGATGCAACTGTTTATGCCAGTGTTCAACCAGGACTTCCCGTTCCTACTCCATCACCCTCAGGCAGTAACTG GAAAGGATGGATATTGGGAGCTTTCCTATCAATAATCTTACCATTGTTGAGGCACAAATCTCCATTGCTTACACTGAAAA GCAAAGTGGACATGGTCGTAGGAACAATCGATACCGTAGCTGAGGTTATCGAGATGGTGGCGGAAGGAGTGGAGAAGGTAGCAGATCAAGTAGCTGATCAGCTTCCAGAAGGCCACCTCAAGGGTGCTATAGAATGCGTCGAAAGTATAGCTCATGAAGCCGCCAAAGATGCTCATTTAGCTGACCAATTCCTTGACAAG CGAGTCTCATGGATAACCTAG